A window of Dehalococcoidia bacterium contains these coding sequences:
- the rplW gene encoding 50S ribosomal protein L23 yields the protein MNLFEVLRRPLVTEKTTRLSESNKYVFEVDKRSTKDQVRLAVEKAFKVDVISVNIIKVPGETKRMGRRAITHPAWKKAIVTLKEGDKIQFFEGV from the coding sequence ATGAATTTATTTGAGGTTTTACGCAGGCCGCTGGTAACCGAGAAAACCACCAGGCTTTCAGAGAGCAATAAATATGTATTTGAGGTGGACAAGAGGTCTACCAAAGACCAGGTCAGGTTGGCCGTGGAGAAGGCCTTCAAGGTGGACGTTATCAGCGTTAATATTATAAAGGTACCAGGCGAGACAAAAAGGATGGGCAGGAGGGCAATCACCCACCCTGCCTGGAAAAAAGCCATAGTGACGCTCAAAGAAGGGGACAAGATCCAGTTCTTTGAGGGAGTCTAA
- a CDS encoding AURKAIP1/COX24 domain-containing protein has protein sequence MGSVIKKRKKKMAKHKHRKLLRKNRWQRRHA, from the coding sequence TTGGGTTCTGTTATAAAGAAACGTAAAAAGAAGATGGCGAAACACAAGCATCGGAAGCTTTTAAGAAAGAACCGATGGCAACGACGCCACGCTTAA
- the rplB gene encoding 50S ribosomal protein L2 gives MALKTFRPTSPGRRGMVKISFDDITKTVPEKALLVPQKRKAGRNSRGVITTRHRGGGAKRKTRIIDFKRDKLGVPGKVAAIEYDPGRTARIALIFYVDGEKRYMLCPLGLGVGDTIQAGENAEVKPGNNLPLGNIPAGTTVHNLEFEPNKGGQIVRSAGTSAQVLGKEDRYTMVRLPSGEVRRFMNECRATIGQVGNLDHQNIKHGKAGRVRLLGRRPKVRGSAMTPRDHPHGGGEGRSPRGMPPKTPQGKPALGHRTRVGKASDKLIVRRRYAAK, from the coding sequence TTGGCTTTAAAGACATTTCGCCCTACGTCCCCCGGGCGCCGCGGTATGGTGAAGATATCGTTTGACGATATCACGAAGACGGTGCCGGAAAAAGCCCTGTTGGTTCCGCAGAAAAGAAAGGCGGGACGCAACAGCAGGGGTGTGATAACCACGCGCCACAGGGGCGGAGGCGCCAAACGCAAGACGCGCATAATCGATTTTAAGCGGGACAAGTTGGGCGTGCCCGGGAAAGTGGCTGCTATCGAATATGATCCTGGCCGCACAGCACGCATTGCTTTGATCTTTTATGTTGACGGCGAGAAACGCTATATGCTCTGCCCTCTGGGGCTGGGCGTTGGCGATACCATTCAAGCCGGGGAAAATGCTGAGGTCAAGCCGGGCAACAACCTGCCGCTGGGCAATATACCGGCCGGCACCACAGTGCACAACCTGGAGTTCGAGCCCAACAAGGGGGGCCAGATAGTGCGTAGCGCCGGGACTTCGGCCCAGGTGCTGGGCAAGGAAGATAGATACACGATGGTTCGCCTGCCTTCCGGTGAAGTTCGCCGCTTTATGAATGAATGCAGGGCTACTATCGGCCAGGTAGGAAACCTTGACCACCAGAACATTAAACACGGTAAAGCAGGACGTGTACGCTTACTGGGAAGACGTCCCAAGGTCAGGGGTTCAGCCATGACTCCCCGCGATCATCCCCACGGCGGTGGCGAAGGCAGATCGCCGCGCGGCATGCCTCCCAAGACACCGCAGGGCAAGCCGGCACTGGGGCACAGGACACGTGTGGGCAAAGCATCCGATAAATTGATCGTAAGGCGCCGCTACGCCGCGAAATAA
- the rpsS gene encoding 30S ribosomal protein S19, with protein sequence MSRSARKGPYCHPKLLKKIEALNKKGDKQVIKTWARSSTVMPEMLGHTIGVHDGRRHVPIFITENMVGHKLGEFAMTRTFRGHVGKATAAAPVKKKEAGKA encoded by the coding sequence ATGTCACGTTCAGCGAGAAAGGGCCCGTATTGTCATCCCAAGCTGCTGAAAAAAATTGAGGCGCTCAATAAGAAGGGAGACAAGCAGGTTATCAAGACCTGGGCAAGGTCTTCCACCGTCATGCCGGAGATGCTCGGACACACTATCGGTGTTCATGACGGCAGGCGCCATGTGCCCATTTTTATTACTGAAAATATGGTAGGCCACAAGCTGGGCGAATTTGCCATGACCCGCACTTTCCGCGGTCACGTGGGAAAGGCCACGGCTGCGGCGCCGGTTAAGAAGAAAGAAGCAGGTAAGGCATGA
- the rplV gene encoding 50S ribosomal protein L22 translates to MRVGAVAKDIGIPPRKMKLVVDMVRGKKVEDALNILKFTPTPAAKAVAKVIKSASSNAENNFQLDPSELKVVYITADEARTLKRYRPQSRGRFSPILKRATHIKVFVSEEDK, encoded by the coding sequence ATGAGAGTAGGAGCAGTAGCTAAAGATATCGGGATCCCTCCCCGCAAGATGAAACTTGTGGTGGATATGGTGCGGGGTAAAAAAGTTGAAGATGCCCTGAATATTTTGAAATTCACGCCTACTCCTGCTGCCAAAGCTGTAGCAAAGGTGATAAAATCGGCTTCTTCCAATGCGGAGAACAATTTCCAGTTGGATCCATCCGAATTAAAGGTTGTTTATATCACGGCTGACGAAGCCCGGACACTGAAAAGGTATAGACCCCAGTCCAGGGGCCGGTTCAGTCCCATATTGAAGCGAGCAACGCATATCAAGGTTTTCGTCTCCGAGGAGGATAAATAA
- the rpsC gene encoding 30S ribosomal protein S3 has product MGHKVHPYGFRIGIIRGWRAKWYDEKNYLETLHDDLKLRKEIKRRLREGAVARVEMDRQGNDIVVTIFTARPGIVIGRGGQRAEELRSELEKLCGKKVKLSIKEVEQPETEAMLVARNIADSLERRIAFRRAMKQAAFKTRQAGAKGIRISCAGRLGGAEIARRETVREGQLPLHTLCADIDYGVAEAATTMGNIGVKVWIYKGNIIPEVRRESVTTETSEVSKVP; this is encoded by the coding sequence GTGGGACATAAAGTTCACCCCTACGGTTTCCGCATAGGGATCATACGCGGCTGGAGGGCCAAGTGGTATGACGAGAAAAATTACCTGGAGACCCTGCATGATGATCTCAAGCTGCGTAAGGAGATCAAGCGCAGGCTGCGCGAAGGTGCGGTGGCAAGGGTCGAGATGGATCGACAGGGTAATGATATAGTTGTGACTATTTTCACCGCACGACCAGGTATTGTCATCGGACGTGGCGGTCAGCGTGCCGAGGAACTGAGGTCCGAGCTGGAGAAACTTTGCGGCAAGAAGGTTAAATTATCCATAAAGGAAGTCGAGCAACCGGAGACGGAAGCTATGCTGGTGGCGCGCAATATCGCCGATTCCCTCGAACGGCGAATAGCATTCAGACGCGCCATGAAGCAGGCTGCCTTTAAGACCAGACAGGCCGGCGCCAAGGGCATAAGGATAAGCTGCGCCGGCAGGCTGGGGGGTGCGGAAATAGCCAGGCGTGAAACTGTACGTGAAGGCCAATTACCTCTGCATACGCTGTGTGCAGATATTGATTACGGAGTTGCAGAAGCAGCTACCACTATGGGAAACATCGGTGTCAAAGTTTGGATTTACAAAGGCAACATTATCCCTGAAGTAAGGAGAGAAAGTGTTACAACCGAAACGAGTGAAGTATCGAAAGTGCCATAG
- the rplP gene encoding 50S ribosomal protein L16 — protein MLQPKRVKYRKCHRGHLRGKAQSGNTITFGDFGMQAEEAHWITSRQIEAARRVIVRYLRRGGQVWIRIFPDKSVTKKPAETRMGSGKGAVDHWVAVVKPGRIMFEIGGIKGNMAKEALTMAAYKLPIKTRFVARESLKEEVKGETN, from the coding sequence GTGTTACAACCGAAACGAGTGAAGTATCGAAAGTGCCATAGAGGCCACCTGCGTGGCAAGGCACAATCCGGTAATACGATTACCTTCGGCGACTTCGGTATGCAGGCCGAGGAGGCTCACTGGATCACGTCGCGGCAGATCGAAGCAGCCCGCCGTGTTATCGTGCGTTACCTGCGCCGTGGCGGGCAGGTATGGATACGGATCTTCCCCGATAAATCGGTCACCAAGAAGCCGGCCGAAACCCGCATGGGCAGCGGTAAAGGAGCTGTCGACCACTGGGTAGCTGTAGTTAAACCCGGCAGGATTATGTTTGAGATCGGCGGTATCAAGGGGAATATGGCCAAGGAAGCACTCACCATGGCTGCATATAAATTACCGATTAAAACCAGGTTTGTAGCACGCGAGTCTCTCAAGGAAGAGGTAAAAGGTGAAACTAACTGA
- the rpmC gene encoding 50S ribosomal protein L29, whose translation MKLTEIRALGDAELQKKLEEAHQELFNLRFKLATKQLVNHRELPKVRKKIARINTIIRERELGKK comes from the coding sequence GTGAAACTAACTGAAATCAGGGCGTTGGGTGACGCCGAATTGCAAAAAAAATTGGAGGAAGCTCACCAGGAGCTGTTTAACCTGCGCTTCAAGTTGGCGACTAAGCAATTGGTCAACCACCGCGAGCTGCCCAAGGTCAGGAAAAAGATCGCCAGGATAAACACGATTATACGCGAACGGGAGCTTGGCAAGAAGTAA
- the rpsQ gene encoding 30S ribosomal protein S17 translates to MEKNHKTRTGKVISNKMQKTVVVRVDNLRRHPLYHKVVKHSSSFKAHDEENKCNVGDVVKIVETRPLSKDKNWRVVEIIQKADIVGVLKDDVAQENQEGSK, encoded by the coding sequence ATGGAAAAAAACCATAAAACCAGAACAGGTAAAGTCATCAGCAACAAGATGCAAAAGACGGTGGTCGTTCGCGTCGACAACCTGCGCAGGCACCCTCTATACCATAAGGTGGTCAAGCATTCCTCCAGTTTCAAGGCCCATGATGAGGAGAACAAATGCAACGTCGGCGACGTGGTAAAGATTGTGGAGACACGGCCGCTGTCGAAGGATAAGAACTGGCGGGTCGTGGAAATAATACAGAAAGCGGACATAGTCGGTGTCTTAAAGGACGATGTGGCACAGGAAAACCAGGAGGGATCAAAGTGA
- the rplN gene encoding 50S ribosomal protein L14: protein MIQPNTRLKVADNTGARQVMCIGVPGGTRRRYASVGDVITCSVKRAIPGGVVKKGDVVKAVIVRIAQHHHRPDGSYVRFDDNAAVILDDKGNPKGTRIFGPVARELRDKNFMKIISLAPEVL, encoded by the coding sequence GTGATCCAGCCGAATACCAGATTAAAAGTTGCGGATAATACGGGTGCACGTCAGGTGATGTGCATCGGAGTACCGGGAGGTACCCGCAGGCGCTATGCTTCTGTGGGAGACGTAATCACCTGCAGCGTCAAGCGCGCCATACCCGGTGGGGTGGTTAAGAAAGGTGACGTCGTCAAAGCGGTCATCGTGAGGATCGCCCAGCACCACCATAGGCCGGACGGCTCATACGTGCGTTTCGACGACAACGCCGCCGTAATACTTGACGACAAGGGTAATCCCAAGGGTACCCGCATATTCGGACCGGTGGCGAGAGAACTGAGGGACAAGAATTTTATGAAGATTATTTCCCTGGCGCCCGAGGTGCTGTGA
- the rplX gene encoding 50S ribosomal protein L24, with the protein MKIRKNDNVLIISGKDKGKKGKVRKAMPDKNSVIVEGFNLIKRHSKTKGKTRQAGIIELEAPIAISNVMVICNKCNKPARLGYRELEDGNKARFCRSCNEIID; encoded by the coding sequence ATGAAGATTCGTAAAAATGACAATGTGTTGATCATATCCGGTAAGGATAAAGGTAAAAAGGGCAAGGTTCGCAAGGCTATGCCCGATAAGAACAGCGTAATTGTGGAAGGATTCAACCTGATCAAACGTCATTCCAAGACAAAGGGAAAGACGCGGCAGGCCGGCATTATCGAGCTGGAGGCGCCCATTGCTATCTCCAACGTGATGGTAATCTGCAATAAGTGCAACAAGCCTGCCCGGCTGGGATACAGGGAGCTTGAAGACGGCAACAAGGCAAGGTTCTGCCGCAGTTGCAATGAGATCATTGACTAA